The proteins below come from a single Sphingomonas carotinifaciens genomic window:
- the fliE gene encoding flagellar hook-basal body complex protein FliE, with protein sequence MSIGGVNGAMGVDRVMALRAQILERNQALKAAAQTGGAQAAEGAAAAASAQPASFADTLNEAVKSVNDSQQQAAKLSESYERGETMDIAKVMLARQQASVGFEATLQVRNKLLSAYKDIMSMPV encoded by the coding sequence ATGAGTATCGGGGGCGTCAACGGCGCCATGGGCGTCGACCGGGTGATGGCGCTGCGCGCGCAGATCCTGGAGCGCAACCAGGCGCTGAAGGCCGCGGCACAGACCGGTGGCGCACAGGCCGCCGAGGGTGCAGCCGCGGCGGCCAGCGCACAGCCGGCAAGCTTTGCCGACACGCTGAACGAGGCGGTCAAAAGCGTCAACGACAGCCAGCAACAGGCCGCCAAGCTGTCCGAAAGCTATGAGCGCGGCGAAACCATGGACATCGCCAAGGTGATGCTGGCGCGCCAGCAGGCCTCGGTCGGGTTCGAGGCGACGCTGCAAGTGAGAAATAAACTTTTGTCCGCCTACAAGGACATCATGAGCATGCCGGTGTAA
- a CDS encoding flagellin, translating to MTVIASNISALRAQAASTNATNSLSTSMQRLSTGKRINSAKDDAAGLAIAASMSAQIKGMNQGIRNANDGISMAQTAEGALDEVSNMLQRMRELAVQKANGTYSTDDKANITAEQDALAAQITNILRNTQFNGQKLLDGTAGAAADGKVSIQAGANTNDAVVMTFGNLTADANLTAVVTLGTDTVPAAIKATATLENFDKAIGSVANVRAGLGATQNRIQSAVNNLTANVTNLSDARSRIEDTDFSEETTALAKAQILSQASTAMLSQANQSTQGVLKLLGQ from the coding sequence ATGACGGTTATTGCAAGCAACATCAGCGCACTTCGCGCGCAGGCGGCGTCCACCAACGCCACCAACTCGCTCAGCACCTCGATGCAACGCCTGTCCACCGGCAAGCGCATCAACTCGGCCAAGGACGATGCCGCCGGTCTCGCAATCGCCGCGTCGATGAGCGCGCAGATCAAGGGCATGAACCAGGGCATTCGCAACGCCAATGACGGCATCTCGATGGCGCAGACCGCCGAAGGCGCGCTCGACGAGGTCAGCAACATGCTCCAGCGCATGCGCGAACTGGCGGTGCAAAAGGCCAACGGCACCTATTCCACCGATGACAAGGCCAACATCACCGCCGAGCAGGATGCACTGGCCGCGCAGATCACCAACATTCTGCGCAACACGCAATTCAATGGACAGAAGCTGCTCGATGGCACCGCCGGCGCAGCGGCGGATGGCAAGGTATCCATCCAGGCGGGCGCGAACACCAATGATGCGGTCGTGATGACGTTCGGCAATCTGACCGCCGACGCCAATCTGACCGCAGTCGTCACCTTGGGTACGGACACGGTTCCCGCAGCGATCAAGGCGACCGCAACGCTGGAGAATTTCGACAAGGCGATCGGCTCGGTCGCCAATGTCCGCGCCGGTCTCGGCGCGACGCAGAACCGTATCCAGTCGGCGGTCAACAACCTGACCGCCAACGTCACCAACCTGTCGGACGCGCGCAGCCGGATCGAGGACACCGATTTCTCGGAGGAAACGACCGCGCTCGCCAAGGCGCAGATCCTCAGCCAGGCATCGACCGCGATGCTCAGCCAGGCGAACCAGTCCACGCAAGGCGTGCTCAAGCTGCTCGGGCAGTAA
- a CDS encoding DUF167 domain-containing protein, with protein MQIAVRVTPRAGRDMLAAGTTDHLAARLAAAPVDGAANAALIALVAKAFGLRRGAVRLVAGETARLKRLHLDGDAETLARTAAALYGTGA; from the coding sequence TTGCAGATCGCCGTCCGGGTGACGCCGCGCGCCGGGCGCGACATGCTTGCAGCGGGGACGACCGACCATCTGGCCGCACGGCTGGCGGCGGCACCGGTCGATGGTGCGGCCAATGCGGCATTGATCGCGCTGGTAGCCAAGGCCTTCGGCCTGCGGCGAGGGGCGGTGCGGCTGGTCGCGGGTGAGACGGCGCGGTTGAAGCGCCTGCATCTGGATGGGGACGCGGAGACGCTGGCGCGCACCGCCGCCGCGCTTTATGGCACTGGGGCATGA
- the fliG gene encoding flagellar motor switch protein FliG produces the protein MDAEVAAGARTYTGVERAAVLMMLVGEDEAAAILQKLDPDEVRELGRAMYAVADVSEQEVEDVLDTFVSAARQRATIAFEPRPVVEAVMSRALGPAKADSVLARITPPEAAAEIELLAWLDPTDIAAMLDKEHPQIAAVVIANCDPAVAGQVLELLPDAVQPDILHRIARLGPVAPEAIDMLRDLITRQSGSGQQAQGVTLGGTREAAKILSSARKATEQRVMPKLFKIDRELAKQIEEALFVFENLLELDDKNLGTLIRNVDGDILVRSLKGVDEGVRNRFLGCMSSRAADNMRDEIEGRGPMKLSEVLEAQKAMIQIARNLAKDGTIVMGGGEDDYV, from the coding sequence ATGGACGCCGAAGTCGCCGCGGGCGCGCGCACCTATACCGGCGTGGAGCGTGCCGCGGTCCTGATGATGCTGGTCGGCGAGGACGAAGCCGCCGCCATCCTGCAGAAGCTGGACCCGGACGAGGTGCGCGAGCTGGGTCGCGCGATGTATGCCGTCGCCGATGTCAGCGAGCAGGAGGTCGAGGATGTGCTCGACACCTTCGTGTCCGCCGCCCGGCAGCGCGCGACCATCGCGTTCGAGCCGCGCCCGGTGGTGGAGGCGGTGATGAGCCGCGCGCTGGGACCGGCCAAGGCCGACAGCGTGCTGGCGCGGATCACGCCGCCCGAGGCGGCGGCCGAAATCGAACTGCTCGCCTGGCTCGACCCGACCGACATCGCGGCGATGCTGGACAAGGAACATCCGCAGATCGCCGCGGTGGTGATCGCCAATTGCGATCCGGCGGTGGCGGGGCAGGTGCTGGAGCTGCTGCCCGATGCGGTGCAGCCCGACATCCTGCACCGCATCGCGCGGCTGGGCCCGGTGGCCCCCGAGGCGATCGACATGCTGCGCGACCTGATCACGCGGCAAAGCGGCAGCGGCCAGCAGGCGCAGGGCGTCACGCTGGGCGGCACGCGCGAGGCGGCCAAGATCCTGTCGAGCGCGCGCAAGGCGACCGAACAGCGCGTCATGCCCAAGCTGTTCAAGATCGATCGCGAACTGGCCAAGCAGATCGAGGAAGCGTTGTTCGTCTTCGAGAACCTGCTGGAGCTGGACGACAAGAATCTGGGCACGCTGATCCGCAACGTCGACGGCGACATTCTGGTCCGCTCGCTCAAGGGTGTGGACGAGGGCGTGCGCAACCGCTTCCTGGGCTGCATGTCGTCGCGCGCCGCCGACAATATGCGCGACGAGATCGAAGGGCGCGGGCCGATGAAGCTGTCCGAAGTGCTGGAAGCGCAAAAGGCGATGATTCAGATCGCCCGCAACCTGGCCAAGGACGGCACGATCGTGATGGGCGGCGGCGAGGACGACTATGTCTGA
- a CDS encoding FliI/YscN family ATPase translates to MLNRFAADYLGTLGSADFTAAPRVSGRLSSYDGLLMEAVGLNLAVGTVCEVGGEGDARIEAEVIGFRNGRTLMMNLGGPAPLLPRAPVRPMGAPGEAEVGAAMLGRVVDGAGKPIDGLGPIRGAARWPLAGKLQSPLDRGRVLAPMDVGVRAINGLLTIGLGQRVGIMAGSGVGKSVLLGMMVRAAQADVIVIGLIGERSREVADFLETKVAGEARARSVVVAVPANHSPVLRIRGALRATAIAEAFRAEGKKVLLIMDSLTRVAHAGREIGLALGEPASARGYPPSAIAMLPNLIERAGADAHGTGSITAIYTVLADGDDGNDPVVDSARSILDGHIVLSRQLAERGVYPAIDIGPSVSRVMNDIVSKPHAKAARVLRRHLATYEENRDLVLMGAYRAGTDAAIDNAIAAHPAVMEYIRQDYDSAVPIDMAVDELVGVFGTDA, encoded by the coding sequence ATGTTGAATCGTTTCGCCGCCGATTACCTCGGAACGCTGGGCAGTGCCGATTTCACCGCGGCACCGCGCGTGTCCGGGCGCCTGTCCTCCTACGACGGATTGCTGATGGAGGCGGTCGGGCTGAACCTGGCGGTCGGCACGGTGTGCGAGGTCGGCGGCGAGGGCGATGCGCGGATCGAGGCGGAAGTGATCGGTTTCCGCAACGGCCGCACGCTGATGATGAACCTGGGCGGGCCGGCGCCGCTGCTGCCGCGTGCACCCGTCAGGCCGATGGGCGCACCGGGCGAGGCGGAGGTGGGCGCCGCGATGCTGGGCCGCGTCGTCGACGGCGCGGGCAAGCCGATCGACGGACTGGGACCGATCCGGGGTGCGGCGCGCTGGCCGCTGGCGGGCAAGCTGCAATCGCCGCTGGACCGCGGCCGGGTGCTGGCGCCGATGGATGTCGGTGTGCGGGCGATCAACGGGCTGTTGACCATCGGCCTTGGCCAGCGGGTCGGCATCATGGCGGGATCGGGCGTCGGCAAGTCGGTGCTGCTGGGCATGATGGTGCGCGCGGCGCAGGCGGACGTGATCGTCATCGGCCTGATCGGCGAGCGCAGCCGCGAGGTCGCCGACTTTCTGGAAACCAAGGTCGCGGGCGAGGCGCGGGCGCGGTCGGTGGTGGTCGCGGTGCCGGCCAATCATTCGCCGGTGCTGCGCATCCGCGGCGCCCTGCGCGCGACCGCGATCGCCGAGGCGTTCCGCGCCGAGGGTAAAAAGGTTCTGCTGATCATGGATTCGCTGACCCGCGTCGCGCATGCGGGCCGCGAGATCGGGCTGGCGCTGGGCGAGCCGGCCTCCGCGCGCGGATATCCGCCCTCCGCCATCGCGATGCTGCCCAACCTGATCGAGCGGGCGGGCGCCGATGCGCATGGGACGGGGTCGATCACCGCGATCTACACCGTGCTGGCGGACGGCGACGACGGCAACGACCCGGTGGTCGATTCGGCGCGCTCGATCCTGGACGGGCATATCGTGCTGAGCCGGCAACTGGCCGAGCGCGGCGTGTATCCGGCGATCGACATCGGTCCCTCGGTCAGCCGCGTGATGAACGATATCGTGTCCAAGCCGCATGCCAAGGCGGCGCGCGTGCTGCGCCGGCATCTGGCGACCTATGAGGAAAATCGCGACCTGGTGCTGATGGGCGCGTACCGGGCGGGTACCGACGCCGCGATCGACAATGCGATCGCCGCGCATCCGGCGGTGATGGAATATATCCGGCAGGATTACGACAGCGCGGTGCCGATCGACATGGCGGTCGACGAGCTGGTCGGCGTGTTCGGCACCGACGCATGA
- a CDS encoding FliH/SctL family protein: MSDFIAGFAARHDAAAAALHQAFSPQPAGFAAVDLIEVRSPVGFTPRATPAGPMPEPEPEMVAPKHFSPADREANPTAGWDMMDPCLDATPFIDPVEAAHAAGFAEGMAAAQAQAQLQEDALLVGIQAALSGGRIDREALAGQLRQTVLFLVSKLVGEVGVAAERLAGRVEVASEMLADAAESALLRVHPDDVALLQGRLPDTVFPVGDASVARGSFVLESASTVVEDGPALWLDQLAQAMDRVPVPAC; the protein is encoded by the coding sequence ATGTCTGATTTCATTGCCGGTTTCGCTGCGCGCCACGATGCGGCGGCGGCGGCCCTGCACCAGGCCTTCTCGCCACAGCCGGCGGGTTTCGCGGCGGTCGACCTGATCGAGGTGCGCAGCCCTGTTGGCTTCACGCCGCGCGCGACCCCGGCCGGGCCGATGCCCGAGCCGGAGCCCGAGATGGTGGCGCCCAAGCATTTCAGCCCTGCCGACCGCGAAGCCAATCCGACCGCGGGCTGGGACATGATGGACCCGTGCCTGGACGCGACGCCGTTCATCGATCCGGTGGAGGCGGCGCATGCCGCGGGGTTTGCCGAGGGGATGGCGGCAGCGCAGGCGCAGGCGCAGTTGCAGGAGGATGCGCTGCTGGTCGGGATCCAGGCGGCGCTGAGCGGGGGGCGGATCGATCGCGAGGCGCTGGCGGGGCAGTTGCGGCAGACGGTGCTGTTCCTGGTGTCGAAGCTGGTGGGCGAGGTCGGGGTCGCCGCCGAGCGGCTGGCCGGGCGCGTCGAGGTGGCCAGCGAGATGCTGGCCGATGCCGCGGAGTCCGCGCTGCTGCGCGTGCACCCCGACGACGTCGCGCTGCTGCAGGGGCGTTTGCCGGACACGGTTTTTCCGGTGGGTGACGCAAGCGTGGCGCGCGGCAGCTTCGTGCTGGAAAGCGCCTCCACCGTGGTCGAGGATGGCCCGGCGCTGTGGCTGGACCAGTTGGCGCAGGCGATGGACAGGGTGCCCGTTCCCGCATGTTGA
- a CDS encoding YggT family protein, which yields MIYILQILQILLNVAWWIIIVQAILSWLIAFNVINTSNDMVRTIWYALQRMTDPLYRPVRRILPDFGALDLSPMVVLLAIIILDRLVGTAIMQQSYGVVVG from the coding sequence TTGATCTACATCCTCCAGATTCTCCAGATTCTGCTCAACGTCGCGTGGTGGATCATCATCGTGCAGGCGATCCTGTCGTGGCTGATCGCGTTCAACGTCATCAACACGTCGAACGACATGGTGCGGACGATCTGGTACGCGCTCCAGCGGATGACCGATCCGCTGTACCGGCCGGTACGGCGCATCCTGCCCGATTTCGGGGCGCTGGACCTGTCGCCCATGGTCGTGCTGCTGGCGATCATCATCCTGGACCGGCTGGTGGGCACGGCGATCATGCAGCAAAGCTACGGCGTCGTGGTCGGCTGA
- a CDS encoding flagellin translates to MTVIASNISALRATAASTSAQNALGSSMQRLSTGKRINSAKDDAAGLAISASMTASIKGMAQGIRNANDGISMAQTAEGALDEVSNMLQRMRELKVQSQNGTYSDDDKANITAEQTALAEQISSVVQNTQFNGTALFTGLDKSIQTGATSNDTVSIKMRDLTAAAAGTGATATGSALSAVIDFAPTGTATALKADTLAGYDAAIKDVANVRAGLGATQNRLQSAVNNATSNLTNLSEARSRIEDTDFSEETTALAKAQILSQASTAMLSQANQSQQGVLKLLG, encoded by the coding sequence ATGACCGTTATTGCCAGCAACATCAGCGCGCTGCGCGCCACCGCCGCTTCGACCTCCGCACAGAACGCGCTCGGCAGCTCGATGCAGCGCCTGTCCACCGGCAAGCGCATCAACTCGGCCAAGGACGATGCCGCCGGCCTCGCCATCTCGGCCTCGATGACCGCGTCGATCAAGGGCATGGCGCAGGGCATCCGCAACGCGAACGACGGCATCTCGATGGCGCAGACCGCCGAAGGCGCGCTCGATGAGGTGAGCAACATGCTCCAGCGTATGCGCGAACTGAAGGTTCAGTCGCAGAACGGGACCTATTCGGACGATGACAAGGCAAACATCACCGCGGAGCAGACCGCTCTCGCCGAACAGATCAGCTCGGTCGTCCAGAACACGCAGTTCAACGGCACCGCGCTGTTTACTGGTCTCGACAAGAGCATCCAGACCGGCGCAACGAGCAACGATACGGTCAGCATCAAGATGCGCGACCTGACGGCTGCCGCCGCCGGAACGGGTGCCACGGCAACCGGCTCGGCTTTGAGCGCCGTTATCGATTTCGCTCCAACAGGCACGGCCACTGCTCTCAAGGCCGATACCCTTGCCGGCTATGACGCGGCAATCAAGGACGTCGCCAATGTTCGCGCCGGTCTCGGCGCCACGCAGAACCGCCTCCAGTCGGCGGTGAACAACGCCACCTCGAACCTGACCAACCTGTCCGAAGCCCGCAGCCGCATCGAGGACACCGACTTCTCGGAAGAAACGACCGCACTCGCCAAGGCACAGATCCTCAGCCAGGCATCGACCGCAATGCTCAGCCAGGCGAACCAGTCGCAGCAGGGCGTGCTGAAGCTGCTCGGCTAA
- a CDS encoding MarC family protein has translation MVELYFSSLVTFFVVIDPPGCAPIYAGLSAGATATHRRAMAVRAVAVAAAILFVFALFGEALLHGLGIGLPSFRIAGGIMLFLIALEMVFEKRTQRREDRAAKVADDPEVEDVSIFPMAMPMIAGPGSIASVMLLMSRNSGIERSLVVLGAMVSILVLTLIALLMAGPLMRLMGAKIEAVITRLLGVLLAALAVQFVIDGVTASLR, from the coding sequence CTGGTCGAACTCTATTTCTCGTCGCTCGTCACCTTTTTCGTGGTGATCGACCCGCCAGGCTGTGCGCCGATCTATGCCGGGCTGTCGGCCGGCGCGACGGCGACGCATCGCCGCGCGATGGCGGTGCGCGCGGTGGCGGTGGCGGCGGCGATCCTGTTCGTCTTTGCGCTGTTCGGCGAGGCGCTGCTCCACGGTCTGGGCATCGGCCTGCCCTCGTTCCGCATCGCGGGCGGGATCATGCTGTTCCTGATCGCGCTGGAGATGGTGTTCGAGAAGCGGACGCAGCGGCGGGAGGACCGGGCGGCCAAGGTGGCGGACGATCCGGAGGTCGAGGACGTGTCGATCTTCCCCATGGCGATGCCGATGATCGCGGGGCCGGGATCGATCGCGTCGGTGATGCTACTGATGAGCCGGAACAGCGGGATCGAGCGGTCGCTGGTGGTGCTGGGGGCGATGGTGTCGATCCTGGTGCTGACGCTGATCGCGCTGCTGATGGCCGGGCCGCTGATGCGGCTGATGGGCGCCAAGATCGAGGCGGTGATCACCCGGCTGCTCGGTGTGCTGCTCGCCGCGCTGGCGGTGCAGTTCGTAATCGACGGGGTGACGGCCAGCCTGCGCTGA
- a CDS encoding sigma-54 interaction domain-containing protein, giving the protein MPSILPSAVLAKRRYALLSSLRAQGMTVVEGGAGQPGDTFLVAEDEAIAAPARTIVVGDAGRRLERPGNGLPTRIAFGPEDGAVGNGFMRALLAGAGMPTAADPESLALFTLAERVAQADITVLINGPTGTGKEVLARAIHANSARADKPFIAINCAALPEAMLEALLFGHQKGAFTGASSGGEGFFRAADGGTLLLDEIAEMPLQLQAKLLRVLQEREVVPLGASLPQAVDVRVIACANRDLQAEVAAGRFRADLYYRLAVFPLTTKALAERRGDIPALAATMILRHAGSRSTIPWPTAEAIETLVEHSWPGNVRELENVIQRALLFAGGDTIEASHIVFDRPMVANDVDLSSAAQPAVPATLGKVVQMSEFAAIRETLAACGGSRMETARRLGISERTLRYRLAKAREQGEDVGLPGRKALSA; this is encoded by the coding sequence ATGCCGTCGATTCTTCCCTCTGCCGTTCTTGCGAAGCGCCGTTACGCGCTGCTGTCGTCGCTCCGCGCGCAGGGCATGACCGTGGTCGAAGGCGGTGCGGGCCAGCCGGGCGATACCTTCCTGGTCGCCGAGGACGAGGCGATCGCGGCGCCGGCGCGGACGATCGTGGTCGGCGATGCCGGGCGGCGGCTGGAGCGGCCCGGCAACGGGTTGCCGACGCGGATCGCGTTCGGGCCGGAGGACGGGGCGGTCGGCAACGGCTTCATGCGGGCGCTGCTGGCGGGGGCGGGCATGCCCACCGCGGCGGACCCGGAGAGCCTGGCGCTGTTCACGCTGGCCGAGCGCGTGGCGCAGGCGGACATCACCGTGCTGATCAACGGACCGACCGGCACCGGCAAGGAAGTGCTGGCGCGCGCGATCCACGCCAATTCGGCACGCGCCGACAAGCCGTTCATCGCGATCAACTGCGCCGCACTGCCCGAGGCGATGCTGGAAGCGCTGCTGTTCGGGCACCAGAAGGGCGCGTTCACCGGTGCCTCGTCGGGTGGCGAGGGCTTCTTCCGCGCGGCCGATGGCGGCACGCTGCTGCTCGACGAGATCGCCGAGATGCCGCTGCAACTCCAGGCCAAGCTGCTGCGCGTGCTGCAGGAGCGCGAGGTGGTGCCGCTGGGCGCCAGCCTGCCGCAGGCGGTGGACGTGCGGGTAATCGCCTGCGCCAACCGCGACCTGCAGGCCGAGGTGGCCGCCGGCCGGTTCCGCGCCGACCTGTATTACCGGCTGGCGGTGTTTCCGCTGACCACCAAGGCGCTGGCCGAGCGTCGCGGCGACATCCCCGCGCTCGCCGCGACGATGATCCTGCGCCATGCCGGCAGCCGCAGCACCATCCCCTGGCCCACCGCCGAGGCGATCGAGACGCTGGTCGAGCATAGCTGGCCGGGCAATGTCCGCGAGCTGGAGAATGTGATCCAGCGCGCGTTGCTGTTCGCCGGCGGCGACACGATCGAGGCGAGCCATATCGTGTTCGACCGGCCGATGGTCGCCAACGATGTCGACCTGTCCTCCGCCGCGCAGCCCGCCGTGCCGGCGACGCTGGGCAAGGTGGTGCAGATGAGCGAGTTCGCCGCGATCCGCGAAACGCTGGCCGCCTGCGGCGGCAGCCGGATGGAGACCGCGCGGCGGCTGGGGATTTCGGAGCGCACGCTGCGCTACCGCCTGGCCAAGGCGCGCGAGCAGGGCGAGGATGTCGGCCTGCCCGGGCGTAAGGCGCTGTCCGCATGA
- the folD gene encoding bifunctional methylenetetrahydrofolate dehydrogenase/methenyltetrahydrofolate cyclohydrolase FolD, which translates to MSATIIDGKAYAAGLRARIATQVEPFKAAAGRAPGLAVVLVGEDAASSVYVRSKGRATREAGMESFEHRLSADIDQATLMALVAALNADPAVDGILVQLPLPAHLDAQAVIQAIDPDKDVDGFHPVNAGRLATGLPGFVPCTPLGCLMLLRDVHGTLAGLDAVVVGRSNIVGKPMAQLLLQESCTVTIAHSRTRDLPAKVRAADIVVAAVGIPKLIEGGWIKPGATVIDVGINRTETGLVGDVDFEGARAVAGAITPVPGGVGPMTIAVLLRNTLVSAGRRMGVSIDETLL; encoded by the coding sequence ATGAGCGCTACGATCATCGACGGCAAAGCCTATGCCGCGGGCCTGCGAGCCCGCATCGCCACCCAGGTCGAACCCTTCAAGGCGGCGGCCGGCCGCGCCCCCGGACTGGCGGTGGTGCTGGTCGGTGAGGATGCGGCCTCCAGCGTCTATGTGCGGTCCAAGGGCCGCGCGACGCGCGAGGCGGGGATGGAAAGCTTCGAGCATCGCCTGTCCGCCGATATCGACCAGGCGACGCTGATGGCCCTGGTCGCCGCGCTGAACGCCGATCCGGCGGTGGACGGCATCCTGGTGCAACTGCCGCTGCCTGCGCATCTCGATGCACAGGCGGTGATCCAGGCGATCGATCCGGACAAGGACGTCGACGGTTTCCACCCGGTCAATGCCGGGCGGCTGGCGACGGGCCTGCCGGGCTTCGTGCCGTGCACGCCGCTGGGCTGCCTGATGCTGCTGCGCGATGTGCATGGCACACTGGCCGGGCTCGATGCGGTGGTGGTCGGCCGGTCCAACATCGTCGGCAAGCCGATGGCGCAACTGTTGCTGCAGGAAAGCTGCACCGTGACGATCGCGCACAGCCGCACCCGCGACCTGCCCGCCAAGGTGCGCGCGGCCGATATCGTCGTGGCGGCGGTGGGCATCCCCAAGCTGATCGAGGGCGGCTGGATCAAGCCGGGTGCAACGGTGATCGACGTCGGCATCAACCGTACCGAGACCGGGCTGGTCGGCGACGTGGATTTCGAGGGTGCGCGGGCGGTTGCCGGTGCGATCACGCCGGTGCCGGGCGGCGTCGGCCCGATGACCATCGCGGTGCTGCTGCGCAACACGCTGGTGTCCGCCGGGCGTCGGATGGGCGTGTCGATCGACGAAACCCTGCTGTGA
- the fliF gene encoding flagellar basal-body MS-ring/collar protein FliF, whose amino-acid sequence MSTALTPANPATPGGPQLPERFANPLRQIKGVLAQPAVRRSAPMALLIGLIAAAALAWMSLSTPPQKTLFSNLSDADKQAVTTALSTGNIASRIDDATGALTVSEEDYSKARMLLAGQGLPKEAPGGYAILDQLPMGVSRAVEGERLRQARESELARSIQEIDAVAEARVHLAMPEASVFVRDSAAPSASVILKLNAGRSLSDAQVQSIVNLVASSVPGMKPSGVTIVDQMGGLLTKDGAAAGNGDDRRIEFQRRLEDKYRTQLIQLLTPLVGSGNFTTEVQAEVNLDETSATRESYDKQGTLRAETGNWTGNLANATPPGGIPGALSNTPPPASTLQVPPNPAPGTPGTPENQPVAGGAAPNAAKQSDTFQRAYDLGKEVSVTRAAPGSIKRLTVAVLLRDPATGRRTAMEINQISDLVKSAVGFDQGRNDNVTVISRKFADTGAATDGPAWYDNAWLPVLARNGTAIVIALLVLLLGVRPLVKSMTKKKEDETKALPMGAAGEAEGEDAAAVTGPDGIAVQPPVTLEQIEATRNFDERIGAVRGFTRDNPARAALAVRDMIKAEAN is encoded by the coding sequence ATGAGCACAGCGCTGACACCCGCCAACCCCGCCACGCCGGGCGGCCCGCAACTCCCCGAACGCTTCGCGAACCCGCTGCGCCAGATCAAGGGCGTGCTGGCGCAGCCCGCCGTGCGCCGTTCCGCGCCGATGGCGCTGCTGATCGGCCTGATCGCGGCGGCGGCACTCGCCTGGATGAGCCTGTCCACCCCGCCGCAAAAGACGCTGTTCAGCAATTTGTCGGACGCGGACAAGCAGGCGGTAACCACCGCGCTGTCCACCGGCAACATCGCCAGCCGCATCGACGATGCGACCGGCGCGCTGACGGTGAGCGAGGAGGATTATTCCAAGGCGCGGATGCTGCTGGCGGGTCAGGGCCTGCCCAAGGAAGCACCGGGCGGCTACGCGATCCTGGACCAATTGCCGATGGGCGTCAGCCGCGCGGTGGAGGGCGAGCGCCTGCGCCAGGCGCGCGAGAGCGAACTGGCGCGATCGATCCAGGAGATCGACGCGGTCGCCGAGGCGCGGGTGCACCTCGCCATGCCCGAGGCGTCGGTGTTCGTGCGCGACAGCGCGGCGCCGTCGGCGTCGGTGATCCTGAAGCTGAACGCCGGGCGGTCGCTGTCCGACGCGCAGGTGCAGTCGATCGTCAACCTCGTCGCCTCGTCGGTGCCGGGCATGAAGCCGTCGGGCGTGACGATCGTCGACCAGATGGGCGGGCTGCTGACCAAGGACGGCGCGGCCGCCGGCAATGGCGACGATCGCCGCATCGAGTTCCAGCGCCGGCTGGAGGACAAGTATCGCACCCAGCTCATCCAGCTGCTGACCCCGCTGGTCGGCAGCGGCAACTTCACCACCGAGGTGCAGGCCGAGGTCAATCTGGACGAGACCAGCGCGACGCGCGAATCCTATGACAAGCAGGGCACCCTGCGGGCCGAGACGGGCAATTGGACGGGCAATCTGGCGAATGCAACGCCGCCGGGGGGTATTCCCGGTGCGCTGTCCAACACGCCGCCGCCGGCCAGCACCTTGCAGGTACCGCCCAACCCCGCGCCGGGCACCCCCGGCACGCCGGAGAACCAGCCGGTGGCGGGTGGCGCGGCCCCCAATGCCGCCAAGCAGTCCGATACCTTCCAGCGCGCCTATGACCTGGGCAAGGAAGTGTCGGTGACGCGTGCCGCACCGGGCTCGATCAAGCGGCTGACCGTGGCGGTGCTGCTGCGCGATCCCGCCACCGGACGGCGCACCGCGATGGAGATCAACCAGATCAGCGACTTGGTGAAGAGCGCGGTCGGCTTCGACCAGGGGCGCAACGACAACGTCACCGTGATCAGCCGCAAGTTCGCCGATACGGGCGCCGCGACCGACGGCCCGGCCTGGTACGACAATGCCTGGCTGCCGGTGCTGGCGCGCAACGGCACCGCGATCGTGATCGCGCTGCTCGTGCTGCTGCTGGGCGTCCGCCCGCTGGTGAAGAGCATGACCAAGAAGAAGGAAGACGAGACCAAGGCGCTGCCGATGGGCGCGGCGGGCGAGGCGGAGGGCGAGGATGCCGCCGCCGTGACCGGGCCGGACGGCATCGCGGTGCAGCCGCCCGTGACGCTGGAGCAGATCGAGGCGACGCGCAATTTCGACGAGCGTATCGGCGCGGTGCGCGGCTTCACCCGTGACAACCCGGCGCGCGCGGCGCTGGCGGTGCGCGACATGATCAAGGCGGAAGCGAACTGA